One window of the Cydia amplana chromosome 26, ilCydAmpl1.1, whole genome shotgun sequence genome contains the following:
- the LOC134660109 gene encoding calmodulin-like protein 4 codes for MARYFKEQDIDEFRECFYLFARSGQITSLDELTVVMRSLGMSPTIQELAGYLKGKGGKMSFADFLEVMHIHSRAENLPTEVVNAFRAGDTEKRGVIPARQLRNLLQNWGEGLSAREVDNIFREANVSNNGAVRYEDFVKISCAPVPDYY; via the exons AATTCCGTGAATGCTTCTACCTGTTTGCGAGATCCGGGCAGATTACGTCATTGGATGAGCTGACTGTTGTGATGCGATCCCTGGGAATGAGCCCTACCATTCAGGAGTTGGCTG GTTACCTGAAAGGCAAGGGTGGAAAGATGTCATTTGCAGACTTCTTGGAGGTGATGCACATTCACTCGCGCGCCGAAAACCTGCCTACTGAG GTTGTCAACGCGTTCAGGGCCGGCGACACGGAGAAACGCGGCGTCATCCCGGCGCGGCAGCTGCGCAACCTGCTGCAGAACTGGGGCGAGGGTCTCTCTGCGAGGGAG GTGGACAACATCTTCCGCGAAGCCAACGTGTCGAACAACGGTGCCGTGCGGTACGAGGACTTCGTCAAGATTTCATGCGCGCCTGTACCCGACTACTACTAA